A stretch of Candidatus Dormiibacterota bacterium DNA encodes these proteins:
- a CDS encoding nucleoside monophosphate kinase encodes MRRVIAVLGPTGAGKSLQAHLLAEHLKMTLISSGDLLRASTDPDIKHRMEAGDLVRSSDVEHLVEDAIRQAPKDKGIVLDGFPRRRTEQEWLNVILKQSGLNLSKVFLIEVPKEVSLDRLEERHRTDDEKEIIKHKWLEYIHTTSRVVEGYREAGILAKIDGTLTPEAVTAEIKKHL; translated from the coding sequence GTGAGGAGGGTCATAGCGGTTTTGGGTCCGACAGGTGCCGGTAAATCTCTCCAAGCCCACCTTCTTGCTGAACACTTAAAAATGACATTGATCTCTAGTGGCGATCTGCTGCGCGCATCAACCGACCCAGACATTAAACACCGGATGGAGGCAGGCGATTTAGTGAGGTCAAGTGATGTTGAGCATTTAGTTGAAGATGCTATTAGGCAGGCGCCGAAAGATAAAGGGATTGTCTTGGATGGCTTCCCCCGGCGCCGTACCGAGCAGGAGTGGCTTAATGTGATTTTAAAGCAATCTGGCCTTAATCTAAGCAAGGTTTTTTTGATCGAAGTACCCAAGGAGGTGTCTCTAGACCGCCTGGAGGAGCGGCATCGTACAGATGATGAGAAGGAGATTATTAAACACAAGTGGCTGGAATATATCCATACAACTTCACGCGTTGTCGAGGGTTACCGTGAGGCAGGTATTTTGGCCAAGATCGATGGCACCCTGACTCCCGAAGCAGTTACAGCCGAGATTAAGAAACACCTATGA
- the ybeY gene encoding rRNA maturation RNase YbeY, whose translation MQGLVINFFGALPARAHCKKIKTAVLRLQDLLKIPTQGNINLKFVDDAAMTVLNKQYNGRGASTDVLSFSYIENSPAGATEELGDVIISVETARRQAKEYGIDLTSELALLAVHGALHVLGYDHNDTAGRESMSRLQSEAVKAAGLKYREFEWK comes from the coding sequence ATGCAGGGTCTTGTTATCAATTTCTTCGGCGCCTTACCCGCCCGCGCACATTGCAAAAAAATCAAAACGGCTGTTCTAAGACTGCAAGATTTACTGAAGATTCCCACGCAGGGAAATATTAATCTGAAGTTCGTGGATGATGCCGCAATGACAGTTTTAAACAAGCAGTATAACGGTCGCGGGGCATCTACCGATGTGCTAAGCTTTAGCTATATTGAAAATTCACCGGCTGGGGCAACTGAAGAGTTGGGCGATGTGATTATAAGCGTAGAAACCGCCCGCCGCCAGGCAAAGGAGTATGGCATAGACCTCACATCAGAATTAGCATTGCTGGCTGTGCATGGCGCACTGCATGTTCTGGGTTATGATCACAATGACACTGCCGGCCGTGAGTCCATGAGTCGTCTGCAATCTGAGGCGGTTAAGGCAGCCGGTCTTAAATATCGTGAGTTTGAGTGGAAATGA
- a CDS encoding diacylglycerol kinase family protein, whose product MKRFISSLSSAFQGIVHVVRQERNARIHLLAGIAVLIAAAWLQVTNYELAALFFCIVIVFLAEIVNTALEKVLDLLHPEQNHQVKVVKDIAASAVLVAAIGAAGIGVVVFYPYLAEWL is encoded by the coding sequence ATGAAGAGATTTATATCTAGTTTAAGTAGCGCGTTTCAAGGGATTGTACATGTAGTTCGCCAGGAGCGTAATGCCCGTATTCACTTGCTTGCTGGTATCGCGGTTTTAATTGCTGCTGCTTGGCTTCAGGTAACCAATTATGAGCTGGCGGCCTTGTTTTTCTGCATCGTGATAGTCTTTCTGGCTGAGATCGTTAATACCGCCCTAGAGAAAGTGCTAGACCTACTGCATCCCGAGCAGAACCACCAGGTAAAGGTAGTTAAAGATATCGCCGCCAGTGCCGTGCTGGTAGCGGCTATCGGCGCTGCCGGTATTGGAGTAGTCGTCTTCTACCCATATCTTGCAGAGTGGCTGTGA
- the map gene encoding type I methionyl aminopeptidase, whose amino-acid sequence MTFNHKKTSQEIEAMRQGGRILAEVLGALAVAVRPGITTGELNDLAHEKIIKLKAKPAFLGYQSFPASICISINNEIVHGIPGSKVVSAGDIVTLDLGVTYKGLITDSAITVAVGKISPEAQNLLKGTKSALVAGIKQVKPGNRIGDISAAIQAELTKYGLSVIHDLSGHGVGREVHEEPPIPNFGRAGTGMVLEEGMTLAIEPMASLGSKEIVLQPDGWTYTSADGSLTAQFEHTVAVTADGHRILTQ is encoded by the coding sequence ATGACTTTTAACCACAAAAAGACAAGCCAAGAGATTGAAGCCATGCGGCAGGGTGGTCGAATATTGGCCGAGGTGCTGGGCGCACTAGCAGTAGCAGTGCGGCCAGGTATTACAACTGGAGAGTTGAATGATCTGGCACATGAAAAAATCATTAAGCTCAAAGCCAAGCCGGCATTCTTGGGTTACCAGAGCTTTCCAGCCTCTATCTGTATTTCTATTAATAACGAGATAGTCCATGGTATACCTGGTAGCAAGGTAGTTAGCGCGGGCGATATAGTCACCTTGGATCTGGGCGTGACATATAAAGGCTTAATAACCGACTCGGCTATAACGGTCGCGGTTGGTAAAATCAGCCCAGAGGCTCAGAATCTGCTTAAGGGCACTAAAAGCGCTCTGGTGGCCGGCATTAAGCAGGTAAAACCCGGCAACAGGATAGGTGATATTTCTGCTGCAATTCAAGCGGAGCTGACCAAGTATGGTCTGAGTGTAATTCATGATCTGAGCGGTCATGGAGTAGGGCGTGAGGTTCATGAAGAGCCACCCATACCAAATTTCGGCCGGGCCGGTACTGGCATGGTTCTGGAAGAGGGTATGACGCTCGCAATCGAGCCAATGGCAAGTCTCGGTAGTAAAGAGATAGTGCTGCAGCCAGATGGCTGGACATATACGTCGGCCGATGGCAGCTTAACGGCTCAATTCGAGCACACTGTAGCCGTAACGGCTGACGGACACCGAATTTTAACGCAATAA